From the genome of Candidatus Nitrosocosmicus oleophilus, one region includes:
- a CDS encoding ChaB family protein — MPEKDKKKKVDAVELSDATEKRIDQLPEHAQHIFKEAHASALKQYENPKKRRGGAKEDVEEVAHKVAWAAVKKEYKKKGDEWVKK, encoded by the coding sequence ATGCCTGAAAAAGACAAAAAGAAAAAAGTGGACGCCGTCGAATTATCTGATGCAACAGAGAAAAGAATAGATCAGCTGCCTGAACACGCTCAGCATATTTTTAAAGAAGCACATGCTAGCGCCCTGAAACAATATGAAAACCCCAAAAAGAGGAGAGGTGGTGCAAAGGAGGATGTGGAAGAAGTGGCTCACAAAGTAGCTTGGGCTGCTGTGAAGAAAGAATACAAGAAAAAAGGTGATGAATGGGTTAAGAAATAG
- a CDS encoding DUF5320 domain-containing protein, whose amino-acid sequence MGYGCYGSSYTRSFLTKEEKIQLLKAYHQDLKREVQGVEERIKELEVN is encoded by the coding sequence ATGGGTTACGGTTGCTATGGATCAAGCTATACAAGAAGTTTTCTAACCAAAGAAGAGAAAATTCAACTATTGAAGGCGTATCATCAAGATTTGAAAAGAGAGGTTCAAGGAGTAGAGGAGAGAATAAAAGAATTAGAGGTAAATTAA